The Arachis ipaensis cultivar K30076 chromosome B07, Araip1.1, whole genome shotgun sequence genome includes a window with the following:
- the LOC107608263 gene encoding WEB family protein At1g75720-like yields the protein MMKNREEGVTAVRNAEIDTRAPFTSVKEAVSLFGDKVLAGHVYANTTYLKHQSGEKESYWKIGEVAAELKETRENLERAKEESMLMAHCLSSLQEELERTKRELQQLKQMSETEKHVDVHPPPPPVDDEIEEDVKFVENLTTFQVKSSRFEDEFQKKRYVTFANPPSESRHHVMLQPPPEKLERHPSLRRNTKKKSFIPLIGAIFSRKNPTQH from the exons ATGATGAAGAATAGGGAAGAGGGTGTAACGGCGGTGAGAAATGCAGAGATAGATACAAGGGCGCCTTTCACGTCTGTCAAGGAAGCTGTCTCATTGTTCGGTGACAAAGTTCTCGCTGGACACGTCTATGCTAATACAACCTACCTTAAACACCAG AGTGGAGAGAAGGAAAGTTATTGGAAGATCGGGGAGGTTGCGGCAGAGCTAAAGGAAACGCGAGAAAACTTGGAGAGAGCAAAAGAGGAAAGCATGTTAATGGCGCATTGTCTTTCTTCTCTTCAGGAAGAGCTAGAACGCACCAAGCGAGAGCTGCAACAACTGAAGCAAATGAGTGAAACAGAAAAGCATGTTGATGttcatccaccaccaccaccagtagATGATGAGATTGAAGAAGACGTCAAGTTTGTTGAGAACTTAACCACTTTTCAAGTTAAGAGTTCGAGGTTCGAGGATGAGTTCCAGAAGAAGAGGTACGTCACCTTCGCCAATCCACCCTCAGAGTCTCGTCATCATGTGATGCTGCAGCCTCCTCCTGAAAAGTTGGAAAGGCATCCTTCTCTTAGGAGGAACACCAAGAAGAAGTCCTTCATTCCACTCATTGGTGCTATCTTTTCAAGGAAAAACCCAACCCAACATTAA
- the LOC107607527 gene encoding protein FAR1-RELATED SEQUENCE 5-like produces MYAPFQEEGVVEENAASDGDDFEGVGGHSAESGAEGIDDDVYGDCFYDNWEERGIDRLTDLGCMNWKEIRADQIKMLHFADREVAFAFYNLYAKMNGFAARRYRSRRNMNNEVTQQSFGKWKMEIIYFQEVHNHKMLEDTLTFMLPGHRMMNAVAINQMNMMLKVGIRTPQIYASFVQTAGGHENVPFLKRDMYNQIDKQRKLISGDAKSCLKLLESMAERNPGMFVRYLADKDGRLVHLFWSDNCSQLDFHLFGDVLAFDATYRKNKYMCPLVVFSGVNHHNQTIVFAAALVANETEETYTWLLQQFLEAMKRKAPGCVITDGHGAMKKAIEAVFPGAYHRLCAWHLIRNATSNISNPVFTSEFKKCMLFD; encoded by the exons ATGTAtgcaccattccaagaagaaggGGTCGTCGAGGAGAATGCAGCGAGCGATGGAGATGATTTCGAGGGGGTTGGGGGACATTCAGCTGAGTCAGGTGCAGAAGGCATCGATGATGATGTATACGGTGATTGCTTTTATGACAACTGGGAAGAAAGGGGAATTGATCGGCTGACTGATCTGGGTTGTATGAATTGGAAGGAAATTAGGGCTGATCAGATTAAAATGTTACATTTTGCAGACCGGGAAGTTGCTTTTGCTTTCTATAACCTATATGCGAAGATGAACGGGTTTGCCGCAAGAAGGTACCGGTCGCGGCGGAACATGAACAACGAGGTTACACAACAGTCTTTT GGAAAGTGGAAGATGGAAATAATCTATTTTCAGGAAGTTCATAATCACAAGATGCTTGAGGACACACTAACTTTCATGCTTCCCGGACACAGGATGATGAACGCGGTAGCTATTAATCAGATGAATATGATGCTTAAGGTTGGCATTAGGACTCCACAAATTTATGCATCGTTTGTGCAGACCGCAGGAGGCCACGAAAATGTTCCGTTTTTGAAAAGAGATATGTATAACCAAATAGACAAACAAAGGAAGCTCATTAGTGGGGATGCAAAATCGTGTCTTAAGTTGTTAGAATCAATGGCAGAGCGGAACCCAGGAATGTTTGTAAGATACTTGGCAGATAAAGATGGGCGATTGGTTCACCTGTTTTGGTCAGACAATTGCAGTCAGCTAGATTTCCATCTTTTTGGGGATGTGTTAGCATTTGATGCAACATATCGTAAGAATAAGTACATGTGCCCGCTTGTGGTTTTTTCTGGTGTAAACCATCATAACCAAACAATTGTATTTGCTGCAGCACTAGTTGCAAACGAGACGGAAGAAACATACACTTGGTTACTTCAGCAGTTTCTTGAAGCAATGAAAAGGAAGGCACCTGGATGTGTTATAACTGATGGTCACGGTGCAATGAAGAAGGCCATTGAAGCTGTATTTCCAGGTGCTTATCATCGACTCTGTGCTTGGCATTTAATTAGGAATGCTACTTCAAATATTAGCAATCCAGTGTTTACATCTGAATTCAAAAAATGCATGTTATTTGACTGA
- the LOC107608585 gene encoding protein FAR1-RELATED SEQUENCE 9-like, with protein sequence MRSWEAHIDLQSIVGDLVMQTPLHSLERSAANSLTREIFLLFRPMLSRACTLKVCSCTYTPMCEIYTLSRSRDAQREWQVSHYPNGTFFKCSCMRMESLGIPCDHIVVVLVHMDATEIPSTLVLGRWSKDARSKVRAFMEKGPFCWDSMVNCGSWMLNDLCRELCVVASNDADQFVEVTQKIRSEISRVKGSVKEIGERANMVGSYTLEECVRDPNIVRQRTRCRKGSLNHPSVKGVKRCGICRKVGHNRLSCHQRQTRRESESLAARCSLSGEMYDDDDVYYEDISQHEDGDYYIPAHMTDGNVDADEDELAEQCATDEHEYDISLSEP encoded by the exons ATGAGGTCTTGGGAAGCACACATTGATTTGCAATCTATTGTTGGGGATTTGGTAATGCAGACACCATTGCATTCTCTTGAGAGATCGGCTGCAAATTCACTTACACGGGAAATTTTTCTATTGTTCAGGCCAATGCTTTCACGAGCTTGCACCCTGAAGGTTTGCTCCTGCACATACACACCTATGTGTGAGATTTATACACTTTCACGATCCAGAGATGCACAGCGAGAGTGGCAAGTCTCACATTATCCTAATGGAACTTTCTTTAAGTGTTCATGCATGAGGATGGAGTCATTGGGTATTCCATGTGATCACATTGTGGTGGTCCTTGTTCATATGGATGCCACAGAGATACCCTCAACTCTGGTTTTGGGCAGGTGGTCAAAGGATGCCAGGTCCAAAGTTAGGGCATTCATGGAAAAAGGACCATTTTGTTGGGATTCAATGGTCAATTGTGGTAGTTGGATGTTGAATGACTTGTGCAGGGAGCTGTGTGTGGTAGCGTCCAACGATGCTGATCAGTTTGTGGAAGTCACCCAGAAAATTAGGAGTGAGATCTCCCGCGTTAAGGGTTCAGTCAAAGAGATTGGCGAAAGAGCGAATATGGTCGGATCCTACACTCTGGAGGAATGTGTTAGGGATCCGAATATTGTCCGACAACGTACTAGGTGCAGAAAAGGTTCACTAAACCATCCATCAGTCAAGGGTGTCAAGAGGTGTGGCATTTGTAGGAAAGTTGGACATAATAGACTTTCATGCCATCAAAGGCAAACTAGGCGTGAGTCTGAGTCTTTGGCAGCGAGATGTAGCCTAAGCGGTGAGATGTACGACGATGATGACGTATACTATGAAGACATATCCCAG CATGAAGATGGAGATTATTATATCCCAGCACACATGACTGATGGTAATGTTGATGCTGATGAGGATGAATTGGCAGAGCAATGTGCAACGGATGAACATGAGTATGATATTTCATTATCGGAACCTTAG